The Xanthomonas fragariae genome has a segment encoding these proteins:
- a CDS encoding DUF3106 domain-containing protein, producing MTKLINWCGLLLALAGSAAAQTLPTPLEESGAVASSDAPIPATPSAAQQQARWDALTPAQQSELRARYAAWNGLTATDRVVLRQARERLHALPEDQQRALRTQFTAMDRLHRDGWRLGSQLGAFYPQLQPLIGYVPAAQRDSVLAVLRSLDAGQLEQLAVLAQRTPPQDRDALRDALLAEAPATRSIWLKRQLAR from the coding sequence ATGACGAAACTAATTAATTGGTGCGGGCTGCTGCTCGCGTTGGCCGGCAGTGCTGCCGCACAAACCTTGCCGACCCCATTGGAAGAAAGCGGTGCCGTTGCGTCTTCCGATGCGCCCATTCCGGCAACGCCGAGCGCCGCCCAGCAGCAAGCGCGTTGGGACGCATTGACGCCTGCGCAGCAGTCCGAGCTGCGCGCCCGCTATGCGGCCTGGAACGGGCTCACCGCCACCGATCGAGTGGTGTTGCGCCAGGCGCGCGAGCGCCTGCATGCCTTACCCGAGGATCAGCAGCGTGCGTTGCGCACGCAGTTCACCGCGATGGACCGATTACATCGCGATGGCTGGCGCCTGGGCTCACAGCTGGGCGCGTTCTATCCGCAGTTGCAGCCGTTGATCGGCTACGTGCCCGCTGCGCAGCGCGACAGCGTGCTGGCGGTGCTGCGCAGTCTGGATGCCGGGCAGCTGGAGCAGCTGGCGGTACTGGCACAACGCACACCGCCACAGGATCGCGATGCCTTGCGCGATGCCTTGCTGGCAGAAGCGCCGGCCACGCGCAGCATCTGGTTGAAGCGCCAGCTGGCGCGGTAG
- a CDS encoding MATE family efflux transporter, translated as MSVASVPSAVTPSFASEVRTTGLLALPLVLGHVSSGLLGFVDNVIAGHHGTATLAAVTIGTSLLWLPMLVPIGTLISLTASVSQLVGAGREREIGPLFRQAMWLSLALGAVMFAFLSAVPPLLPTFGIAPDIVPGATDFLHAVRWGGPALTFYFCMRYLCEGMHWTLPTMLLGFGGLLVLAPLGYALTYGTFGIAEHGAQGLGMASAITMWVQASVFALYLRRSRRFAHLELFNHLEGPRWRAIDGLLRTGLPIGITVLMEGGLFIVTALLIGRLGSTEAAAHQIAINVSQLCFMIPMGVAEATTVRVGHAVGCGDPLGMRRAAWAGYAIVLGTQALSASVLLLGHDAIVSVYTDDVTVAALASVLLLFAATFQFPDGIQVLSSGALRGLKDTRVPMFLAMFSYWGVGMPIGAGLGLGLGWGPQGMWIGLILGLTVASILMGLRFRQTSRRLTATAAP; from the coding sequence ATGTCTGTTGCTTCTGTACCCTCGGCCGTGACGCCAAGCTTCGCCTCGGAAGTGCGCACCACCGGCTTGCTTGCGTTGCCGCTGGTGCTCGGCCACGTCTCCAGCGGACTGCTCGGGTTCGTCGACAATGTCATCGCCGGCCACCACGGCACTGCCACGTTGGCTGCGGTCACCATCGGCACCTCGCTGTTGTGGCTGCCGATGCTGGTGCCGATCGGCACGTTGATCTCGTTGACCGCCTCTGTCTCGCAACTGGTTGGCGCAGGTCGCGAGCGCGAGATCGGGCCGTTGTTCCGCCAGGCGATGTGGCTGTCGCTGGCGTTGGGCGCGGTGATGTTCGCCTTTCTGAGCGCAGTGCCGCCGCTGCTGCCCACATTCGGGATTGCGCCGGACATCGTGCCGGGTGCAACCGATTTTCTGCATGCAGTGCGCTGGGGCGGGCCGGCGCTGACATTCTACTTCTGCATGCGCTATCTCTGCGAAGGTATGCATTGGACATTGCCCACCATGTTGTTGGGCTTTGGCGGGTTGCTGGTGCTGGCGCCGCTGGGCTATGCGCTGACCTATGGCACGTTCGGGATTGCCGAGCATGGTGCGCAAGGGCTGGGCATGGCCTCGGCCATCACGATGTGGGTGCAGGCAAGCGTGTTTGCGCTGTACCTGCGGCGCTCGCGTCGCTTTGCCCATCTGGAGTTGTTCAATCATCTGGAAGGGCCGCGATGGCGCGCCATCGACGGTCTGTTGCGCACCGGTTTGCCGATCGGCATCACTGTGCTGATGGAAGGCGGCCTGTTCATTGTCACCGCCTTGTTGATCGGTCGGCTCGGCTCCACCGAAGCGGCCGCGCATCAGATTGCGATCAACGTCTCGCAGCTGTGTTTCATGATCCCGATGGGCGTGGCCGAAGCCACCACGGTGCGCGTCGGACATGCGGTAGGGTGCGGCGATCCGCTCGGCATGCGGCGTGCGGCATGGGCCGGTTACGCCATCGTGCTTGGCACGCAGGCGCTGTCGGCCAGCGTGCTGTTGCTGGGTCACGACGCCATTGTGAGTGTCTATACCGATGATGTGACGGTGGCCGCGTTGGCATCGGTGCTTTTGCTGTTCGCCGCCACGTTCCAGTTTCCCGACGGCATCCAGGTGCTCTCCAGCGGTGCGTTGCGTGGGCTCAAGGACACCCGCGTGCCGATGTTTTTGGCGATGTTTTCGTACTGGGGCGTGGGCATGCCGATCGGCGCAGGGCTTGGCCTGGGACTGGGTTGGGGACCGCAAGGCATGTGGATCGGCCTGATTCTGGGCCTGACCGTGGCGTCGATCCTGATGGGGCTGCGCTTCCGGCAGACCAGCCGGCGGCTGACTGCCACCGCGGCACCCTGA
- the sppA gene encoding signal peptide peptidase SppA, with the protein MNHPVRRNPIASFFVGLWDVMNFTRRLIFNLVFFGFLFLMLLLLVVAIARGDGTKPLAERTTLVINPEGTLVEQFSADPVSRSLAKAVGNKGAEEVQLRDLMRVIESAGKDRKIERVLLNLDKLQPPGFASQREVAAALQKLRASGKQIVAFSESMSQGQYLLAAQANEVYLDPMGSVLLEGLGRYRQYFREGLQDKLGVDVHLFRVGEYKSAAEPYILDAASADAKEADLFWMNDVWQRYLADVGTARKLSPAQLTAGIDTLPEGVAAAGGDLAKFALQQKLVDGLKTRAEVDALLTKRGVADSDADSGFRNIDFSSYLTQLQAQGSPMDSRPQVAVVVAAGEISDGEQPAGRIGGESTAALLRQARDDDEVKAVVLRVDSPGGEVFASEQIRRQVVALKQAGKPVVVSMGDLAASGGYWISMNADRIYADPSTISGSIGIFGMVPNLTRALNKIGVHTDGVGTTRFAGAFDITRPLDPAAGQVIQAVINKGYADFTGKVAQARHQSVEAIDKVARGRVWSGAQAKQHGLVDAFGGMQEAVADAANRAKLSKGKFRVSYVEKPATPFSQFMSGFAGSRMGAWMLGNSGMARAMLSRSLPEVDTQLRFVEDAVHDNKAGGAPVKALAYCFCGF; encoded by the coding sequence ATGAACCACCCCGTGCGTCGCAATCCCATCGCCAGTTTCTTCGTCGGCCTATGGGATGTGATGAATTTCACCCGGCGCCTGATCTTCAACCTGGTGTTTTTCGGCTTTCTGTTTTTGATGCTGCTGCTGTTGGTGGTGGCGATCGCCAGAGGCGACGGCACCAAACCGCTGGCCGAGCGCACCACGCTGGTGATCAATCCTGAAGGCACGCTTGTCGAGCAGTTCAGCGCCGACCCTGTGAGCCGTTCGCTGGCCAAGGCAGTTGGCAACAAGGGTGCCGAAGAAGTGCAGTTGCGTGACCTGATGCGGGTGATCGAGTCGGCCGGCAAGGACCGCAAGATCGAGCGGGTGCTGTTGAACCTGGACAAGCTGCAGCCGCCCGGTTTCGCTTCGCAGCGCGAAGTTGCAGCCGCATTGCAGAAGCTGCGTGCCTCCGGCAAGCAGATCGTGGCTTTCAGCGAGAGTATGAGCCAGGGCCAGTACCTGCTCGCTGCGCAGGCCAACGAGGTCTATCTGGACCCGATGGGCAGCGTGCTGCTGGAAGGTCTCGGCCGTTACCGCCAGTATTTTCGCGAAGGGTTGCAGGACAAGCTCGGTGTGGACGTACACCTGTTCCGCGTGGGCGAGTACAAATCCGCCGCCGAGCCATACATCCTCGATGCGGCCTCGGCCGACGCCAAGGAAGCGGATTTGTTCTGGATGAACGACGTGTGGCAGCGCTATCTGGCCGACGTGGGCACCGCGCGCAAGCTGAGCCCGGCGCAGCTGACCGCCGGCATCGACACGCTGCCCGAAGGCGTGGCGGCGGCAGGTGGCGACCTGGCCAAGTTCGCGCTGCAGCAGAAGCTGGTCGACGGGCTCAAGACCCGCGCAGAGGTCGATGCGCTGCTGACCAAACGTGGCGTGGCCGACAGCGATGCCGACAGTGGCTTCCGCAACATCGATTTTTCCAGCTATCTCACCCAGCTGCAGGCGCAGGGTTCGCCGATGGACAGCCGTCCGCAGGTGGCCGTGGTGGTGGCGGCTGGCGAGATCAGCGATGGCGAGCAGCCGGCCGGCCGTATCGGTGGCGAGTCCACTGCAGCGCTGCTGCGTCAGGCGCGCGACGACGACGAGGTCAAAGCGGTGGTGCTGCGCGTAGATTCGCCCGGCGGTGAAGTGTTCGCCTCCGAGCAGATCCGTCGCCAAGTAGTCGCGCTCAAACAGGCCGGTAAGCCGGTGGTGGTGTCGATGGGCGATCTGGCCGCCTCGGGCGGTTACTGGATCAGCATGAATGCCGATCGCATCTATGCCGACCCGTCGACCATCAGCGGTTCGATCGGTATCTTCGGCATGGTGCCGAATCTGACCCGCGCGCTGAACAAGATCGGCGTGCATACCGACGGCGTTGGCACCACGCGCTTTGCCGGTGCCTTCGACATCACGCGCCCGCTGGATCCTGCTGCCGGCCAGGTCATCCAGGCTGTCATCAACAAAGGCTACGCAGACTTCACTGGCAAGGTGGCGCAGGCGCGTCACCAGTCGGTGGAGGCCATCGACAAGGTTGCGCGCGGCAGGGTGTGGAGTGGTGCGCAGGCCAAGCAGCACGGCCTGGTGGATGCGTTCGGTGGCATGCAGGAAGCGGTGGCCGATGCGGCCAACCGCGCAAAGCTGAGCAAGGGCAAGTTCCGGGTCAGCTATGTGGAAAAGCCGGCCACACCGTTCTCGCAGTTCATGAGCGGATTCGCTGGCAGCCGCATGGGTGCCTGGATGCTGGGCAATTCCGGCATGGCGCGCGCCATGTTGTCGCGCTCGCTGCCGGAAGTGGACACGCAACTACGCTTTGTCGAAGACGCCGTGCACGACAACAAGGCTGGTGGTGCGCCGGTCAAGGCGCTGGCTTACTGCTTCTGTGGGTTCTGA
- a CDS encoding SDR family oxidoreductase, whose amino-acid sequence MTTHRWRLDGQTALITGASAGIGLAIARELLGFGADLLMVARDADALAQARDELAEEFPERELHGLAADVSDDEERRAILDWVEDHTDGLHLLINNAGGNIARAAIDYTEDEWRGIFETNVFSAFELSRYAHPLLAKHAASVIVNVGSVSGITHVRSGAPYGMTKAALQQMTRNLAVEWAEDGIRVNAVAPWYIRTRRTSGPLSDPDYYEQVIERTPMRRIGEPEEVAAAVSFLCLPAASYITGECIAVDGGFLRFGF is encoded by the coding sequence GTGACAACGCATCGCTGGCGGCTGGATGGACAGACCGCCCTCATCACCGGCGCCAGTGCTGGCATTGGCCTGGCTATCGCGCGCGAGCTGCTTGGCTTCGGCGCGGATCTGCTGATGGTGGCGCGCGATGCCGATGCATTGGCGCAGGCGCGCGATGAGCTCGCCGAAGAGTTTCCCGAACGCGAACTGCACGGCTTGGCCGCCGATGTCTCCGACGATGAGGAACGCCGCGCCATTCTGGATTGGGTGGAAGACCATACAGATGGGTTGCATCTACTGATCAACAATGCAGGCGGCAACATCGCGCGTGCGGCGATCGATTACACCGAAGACGAGTGGCGCGGCATTTTCGAAACCAACGTGTTTTCTGCGTTCGAATTGTCGCGCTATGCACACCCATTGCTGGCGAAACACGCCGCCTCGGTGATCGTCAACGTCGGCAGCGTCTCGGGCATCACGCATGTGCGCAGCGGCGCGCCGTACGGCATGACCAAGGCCGCGCTGCAGCAAATGACGCGTAATCTGGCGGTGGAATGGGCCGAGGACGGCATCCGCGTCAACGCGGTGGCGCCCTGGTATATCCGCACGCGGCGTACCTCCGGACCGTTGTCAGATCCGGATTATTACGAGCAAGTGATCGAGCGCACGCCGATGCGCCGCATCGGCGAACCGGAAGAAGTCGCTGCCGCTGTCAGTTTCCTGTGTCTGCCGGCGGCCAGTTACATCACCGGCGAATGCATTGCGGTGGATGGCGGATTTTTGCGTTTCGGTTTTTAG
- a CDS encoding FAD-binding oxidoreductase — translation MTDVLPAALAELLAARLGPDGWLTGADARRRYGEDDSRRWALPAAVALPRDIDDVVAIVQACRAHGVPIVARGAGTGTTGAAVPFSGGMVVSMARMNRILALRPEDRCAIVQPGLLNGELQQALQPHGLFWPPDPSSAEICSIGGNLSTNAGGPRAVKYGATRDNVLGLVAVTGTGEVIRCGGAYTKNSTGYDLTHLLVGSEGTLAIIVEATLKLTPRAIARAGIRALYRDASSAAAAVSRLMAQPTTPTMLEFMDASAISLLRRNGSDVPKAGAMLLIEADGDHDTLPYALQALHAAADGQGVLSLDVAPDGSARDRLWAARRALSPALRTIRPGKVNEDVVVPVSRIPALVAGVEALAAEFALPIVAFGHAGNGNLHVNIMYDPADADEDARAQAALPRLFALVLSLEGTLSGEHGIGVTKRDFMTQAFSAPTLAAMRAIKAALDPDGILNPGKVLPPL, via the coding sequence ATGACAGATGTACTTCCCGCCGCGCTGGCCGAGCTGCTGGCCGCGCGGCTTGGACCCGATGGCTGGTTGACCGGCGCCGACGCGCGCCGCCGTTATGGCGAAGACGATTCGCGTCGCTGGGCATTACCGGCCGCCGTTGCCCTGCCGCGCGATATCGATGATGTGGTGGCGATCGTGCAGGCGTGTCGCGCACATGGCGTGCCGATCGTGGCGCGTGGCGCGGGCACCGGCACCACCGGCGCGGCGGTGCCGTTTTCCGGTGGCATGGTGGTGTCGATGGCGCGCATGAATCGCATCCTTGCGCTGCGCCCGGAAGACCGCTGCGCTATCGTGCAACCCGGTCTGCTCAATGGCGAGCTGCAGCAGGCGCTGCAGCCACACGGGTTGTTTTGGCCGCCGGATCCGTCCAGCGCGGAGATCTGCAGCATCGGCGGGAATCTATCGACCAATGCCGGCGGCCCGCGCGCAGTGAAGTACGGCGCGACCCGCGATAACGTGCTCGGTCTGGTCGCAGTCACCGGCACCGGCGAGGTGATCCGCTGCGGCGGTGCATACACCAAAAATTCCACCGGCTACGACCTCACGCACCTGCTGGTCGGCAGCGAAGGTACGCTGGCGATCATCGTCGAAGCGACGTTGAAGTTGACTCCACGCGCAATCGCACGCGCCGGCATACGTGCGCTGTACCGCGATGCGTCCAGCGCCGCAGCTGCGGTGTCGCGCTTGATGGCGCAACCGACCACGCCGACGATGCTGGAATTCATGGATGCCAGCGCGATCTCGCTATTGCGGCGCAATGGCAGCGATGTGCCCAAAGCAGGTGCGATGTTGCTGATCGAAGCCGACGGCGATCACGACACACTTCCGTACGCATTGCAGGCCCTGCACGCCGCCGCCGATGGCCAGGGCGTATTGAGCCTGGATGTGGCCCCCGATGGCAGCGCTCGCGACAGGTTATGGGCCGCGCGCCGCGCGCTGTCGCCGGCATTGCGCACAATCAGGCCGGGCAAGGTCAACGAAGATGTGGTGGTACCGGTGTCGCGCATCCCCGCGTTGGTGGCCGGTGTGGAAGCGCTCGCCGCCGAATTCGCATTGCCCATCGTCGCGTTCGGGCACGCAGGCAACGGCAACTTGCATGTCAACATCATGTACGACCCCGCCGATGCCGACGAAGATGCACGCGCGCAAGCCGCATTGCCGCGCTTGTTCGCACTGGTGCTTTCGCTGGAAGGTACGTTATCGGGCGAACACGGTATCGGCGTGACCAAGCGCGACTTCATGACGCAAGCCTTCAGCGCACCGACGCTGGCGGCGATGCGTGCGATCAAGGCGGCGCTGGATCCGGATGGGATTTTGAATCCGGGTAAGGTGCTGCCGCCATTGTGA
- a CDS encoding retropepsin-like aspartic protease, whose protein sequence is MLTRFLIFSCLTLTCFQTYAENILPQDGPGITLMVLRGEVSPLEKLSNSDGLAKLPAKAGLFRVESNFDASNKAVEECLKDRKVLAQKGAGALYLCKSLQAGNSLALGDIAGWARTMLDVRKIYLENIKPSFKAGDDAEAITRPHFEAFLVRRQSGILKPTTTTSVTLPLVNAGGVPVVKATIHGGLDGKRRDVISDFVVDTGSTRSILNERFARSLGLKITNNFNRDAIGASREVLFNLADPVDLKMGELTLQDVSFSTSNDVPINIIGMDLLRQFGAVEMSKESFKILGRDSRQVCNDNFRLTSLIWGSPMTPRIPAIIRGREELVLLDTGSSTSLEASGIDLTGFPQKDLRTKRIVDLLGERTISYAESTVTMVLNSRTFNINASVTDQKGMVFPVSWRMGYDFISRSKLHLDAMHGRACLIEG, encoded by the coding sequence ATGTTGACGAGATTTCTCATCTTCTCTTGTTTGACACTCACCTGCTTCCAAACCTACGCTGAGAATATCCTTCCACAGGATGGTCCAGGTATCACGCTAATGGTGCTACGGGGAGAGGTTTCCCCGCTCGAAAAGCTCTCCAATAGTGACGGCCTTGCCAAACTACCGGCGAAAGCTGGACTCTTCAGGGTTGAATCAAACTTTGACGCTTCGAACAAAGCGGTTGAAGAGTGTTTAAAAGATCGCAAGGTGTTGGCGCAAAAGGGAGCAGGGGCTCTTTATCTATGCAAGAGCCTCCAAGCTGGAAACTCGCTCGCTCTCGGTGATATCGCCGGATGGGCTCGTACGATGCTGGACGTACGAAAAATCTACTTGGAAAACATAAAGCCCAGTTTTAAGGCGGGTGATGATGCCGAGGCAATTACCCGGCCACACTTTGAAGCCTTTCTGGTGCGTAGACAGTCAGGAATACTTAAACCAACCACAACCACGTCTGTCACTCTACCTCTTGTTAATGCCGGTGGCGTCCCTGTAGTGAAGGCAACCATACATGGGGGGCTTGATGGCAAGCGCCGTGACGTGATCTCGGATTTTGTGGTGGACACTGGCTCTACGAGATCGATCCTTAATGAAAGATTTGCTCGCTCTCTGGGACTTAAAATTACAAATAATTTTAATAGAGACGCCATCGGCGCATCAAGAGAAGTTTTATTTAACTTGGCCGACCCGGTCGATTTGAAAATGGGAGAGCTGACTCTGCAGGATGTCTCTTTTTCGACCAGCAATGATGTACCCATCAATATCATCGGAATGGACTTGCTTCGGCAGTTTGGCGCAGTGGAGATGTCCAAAGAAAGCTTTAAAATTCTAGGGCGCGACTCACGCCAAGTCTGCAACGATAACTTCAGACTGACGTCCCTGATCTGGGGCTCTCCAATGACACCCAGGATACCCGCAATCATTCGCGGGCGCGAAGAGTTGGTGCTGCTGGACACAGGATCATCCACATCACTTGAAGCATCGGGGATTGATTTAACCGGATTTCCGCAGAAAGACCTCAGGACAAAACGCATCGTCGATCTTCTCGGGGAAAGGACGATAAGCTATGCGGAATCCACGGTGACGATGGTGCTAAATTCGCGGACATTCAATATAAATGCTTCGGTCACTGATCAGAAGGGAATGGTTTTCCCAGTTTCATGGCGAATGGGTTACGATTTCATTTCAAGATCCAAATTGCATCTGGATGCCATGCATGGGCGTGCCTGTCTGATCGAAGGCTAA
- a CDS encoding T6SS phospholipase effector Tle1-like catalytic domain-containing protein, producing the protein MGNEHNDARTWPDEVETYPATAQDLAAYAHSRHVLAQFQVPLLVGQHNPHTRLFVACFDGTGNDKHKDPQHITNIGILDDQVQMAVSNGIKNISGYYVPGVGTQDDAFTRNLDGALGYSYGPRMEKMYLKFINQAKQWRDQDPKVEISIVSTGFSRGAVTAAMFTRMIHERGIQNPTDMKIAQGPHHEILKLTPTHPPLVPPGRTAQTVGLLDPVATGDMNLHDVRLPPSVVSGLQLTARDERRDTFPVKDIVPPGQSHDGRLLHLVHPGAHSDIGGSYLLDGLAVRNGNLLTDYINTLSDTPFLQPRTVHSAPAMNVIHRSEQHQAFYTTAVAAALGHRVHGIPCLARSRPMFPTMPKRWMPGCTATG; encoded by the coding sequence ATGGGCAACGAACATAACGATGCAAGGACATGGCCGGATGAGGTGGAAACCTACCCGGCGACTGCGCAAGACTTGGCCGCATATGCACATAGTCGCCATGTGTTGGCGCAGTTCCAGGTGCCCTTGCTGGTCGGTCAACACAACCCGCACACCCGTTTATTCGTGGCTTGTTTTGATGGCACAGGTAACGATAAGCACAAGGACCCTCAGCACATTACCAATATCGGAATATTGGATGATCAGGTGCAAATGGCAGTAAGTAACGGCATTAAAAATATCAGCGGCTACTACGTCCCCGGCGTGGGCACCCAGGACGATGCGTTCACCCGCAATCTCGACGGCGCCTTGGGCTATAGCTACGGCCCACGGATGGAAAAGATGTACTTGAAGTTCATCAACCAAGCCAAACAATGGCGCGACCAAGACCCCAAAGTAGAGATCAGCATCGTGTCCACGGGCTTCAGCCGTGGCGCGGTCACCGCGGCCATGTTCACCCGCATGATTCACGAGCGCGGTATCCAGAATCCGACTGACATGAAAATCGCACAGGGCCCGCACCACGAAATCCTCAAACTCACCCCCACCCATCCCCCGCTGGTGCCGCCCGGTCGCACCGCGCAGACCGTCGGCTTGCTGGACCCGGTCGCCACCGGCGACATGAATCTGCACGATGTCCGCCTGCCGCCTTCGGTGGTGTCGGGCTTGCAACTCACCGCCCGCGATGAGCGTCGCGATACGTTCCCGGTCAAGGACATCGTGCCCCCCGGTCAATCGCACGACGGGCGTCTGCTCCATCTGGTCCATCCCGGCGCGCATTCGGACATCGGCGGTTCCTACCTGCTCGATGGCCTGGCCGTGCGCAACGGCAACCTGCTCACCGATTACATCAACACCCTCAGCGACACACCCTTCCTGCAACCGCGCACGGTGCACAGCGCACCGGCAATGAACGTCATCCACCGCTCCGAACAGCACCAGGCCTTCTACACCACCGCCGTGGCGGCGGCGCTTGGGCATCGCGTGCATGGCATCCCCTGTCTGGCACGGTCGAGACCCATGTTTCCAACGATGCCCAAGCGCTGGATGCCGGGTTGCACAGCAACGGGGTAG